From the genome of Biomphalaria glabrata chromosome 1, xgBioGlab47.1, whole genome shotgun sequence, one region includes:
- the LOC129925228 gene encoding hexamerin-like, with the protein MVSLDPLTGYYYSYYYSYYYSYYYSYYYCYYYSYYYCYYYSYYYSYYYSYYYSYYYSYYYCYYCYYYCYYYSYYYCYYYSYYYSYYYCYYYSYYYSYYYCYYCYYYSYYYSYYYCYYYSYYYCYYYSYYYCYYYSYYYCYYYCYYYSYYYSYYYSYYYSYYYCYYYSYYYSYYYSYYYCYYYSYYYCYYYSYYYCYYYSYYYCYYYSYYYCYYYSYYYSYYYCYYYSYYYCYYYSYYYCYYYCYYYSY; encoded by the exons ATGGTCTCCCTTGATCCCCTGACTGG CTACTACTACAGCTACTACTACAGCTACTACTACAGCTACTACTACAGCTACTACTACTGCTACTACTACAGCTACTACTACTGCTACTACTACAGCTACTACTACAGCTACTACTACAGCTACTACTACAGCTACTACTACAGCTACTACTACTGCTACTACTGCTACTACTACTGCTACTACTACAGCTACTACTACTGCTACTACTACAGCTACTACTACAGCTACTACTACTGCTACTACTACAGCTACTACTACAGCTACTACTACTGCTACTACTGCTACTACTACAGCTACTACTACAGCTACTACTACTGCTACTACTACAGCTACTACTACTGCTACTACTACAGCTACTACTACTGCTACTACTACAGCTACTACTACTGCTACTACTACTGCTACTACTACAGCTACTACTACAGCTACTACTACAGCTACTACTACAGCTACTACTACTGCTACTACTACAGCTACTACTATAGCTACTACTACAGCTACTACTACTGCTACTACTACAGCTACTACTACTGCTACTACTACAGCTACTACTACTGCTACTACTACAGCTACTACTACTGCTACTACTACAGCTACTACTACTGCTACTACTACAGCTACTACTACAGCTACTACTACTGCTACTACTACAGCTACTACTACTGCTACTACTACAGCTACTACTACTGCTACTACTACTGCTACTACTACAGCTACTAA